AACCCACCCGCCTCGGCAGCCATCGACACCGGCGACCCACATCAAGAGCCTCCCCTTGAGAAGGGATGGCGAAGCGAGTAGAAATCATCCATGGCATCTTCCACGGCTTCCATCCTCTGGTGGCTCGACCGCTCCTTCGATCATGCTCTCGCTCCGCTTGTCCTGTTGATCGCTTGCCTCCCGATCGGTTGCGATCCGGCTGTCCAATCTGTGCACATCGCCGTTCAGGACAATCGTTTTGTGCCCGATCACCTGATCCTCACCAGCGAGAAGCCGATCAACCTCACGCTCATGAACGAGGGCCGCGAGGTCCACGAGTTCGACAGCCAACTGTTCACCGCCGCAATGACCAACATCCTCACTATCGAGCCGGTTGAGCGTCGGACCCAGCGGCCCTGGCGACTAAATCCGGGAGACAGACTGTCCATCACTTTCAGCGCTCCGCCCGGAACCTATGTGTTTTACTGTGCGCGCAAGGGGCACCCTGGGATGAGCGGCACCTTGGTCCTCAAATCTGGCGTCAGTCCCCGCCCATCCTCTTCTGCTTCCGGCCGGTCAGAGCCCCCGCCGCGGCACGCCCGGCGATAAATCCCGTGGCCCAGGCCCATTGAAAATTGAATCCACCGATCCGGCCGTCACAGTCCAGCATTTCGCCAACCAGATACAGTCCCGGCACCAGCTTGGATTCCATCGTGCGGAAATTCACTTCCGCAAGCGGGACACCACCCGCGGTGACTTCTGCATAGTTCCACCCCCGATCCCGCACCACCGGCAGCGTCACTCCCGTCAGCGTCCGCACCAATGATGTCCGACGATCTCTGGTCAACCGGGCACTCGGCGTCCCGGGATCGAGGCGGCACAGGCGGCAGAGCGCCTCCGCGACACGCTCGGTCACATAGGCGGCGAGAAGCTTCTTGACCGACAGATGCGGGGAGGCGCCGATTCGTCGCACCAACTCGCGGTCCACGGCCTGAGCATCAGACCCCGGCACGAAATTGCAGCGCACCTCCACCGGATCACCGGCCTGTTTCGCGAGGGAATAGAACCGGCTTGCATCCATCACGACCGGGCCGCTGACGCCGACATGTGTCCAGAGGAGGCTGCCGGTTCGCCGGTCGATCTGGCGTCCATTCACAAGCGTCGAGAGTTCGACCGTCATCGAGACGCCGGATAGGGCCGCGTGAGGGAAGGTGTCTTCCAAGACCAGCGGCACCAAGGCCGGAGCGGTCGGCGTCACATGGTGCCCGAACGAACGGGCGATCGCCCAGCCTGAGCCGTCGCTTCCGCTTCGTGGCAAGGAGCGCCCGCCGGTTGCCAACATGATATATCGAGCCTGCATCGTCCCCTGTTGATACCGGATCAGAAAAGTCGGCCCAGTTGGCTGGTTTGATGCGGAGGGGATGATCGTCGCTTCAGACACGCGATGGCCGGTCAGGATCTCGACATTCAGATCCCTGCATCGACGGATCAGGGCATCCAAGACCGTCCGGGCTCGGTCAGTGACGGGAAACAACTTGCCGGTCTCTTCCCGCTTGAGCTCCACGCCAAGCGAGGCAAACCACTCAATGGTGGCTTGAACGGGAAAGGCCGCCAGCACGTTTCGGATCAATACCCGCGGCCCATGAAAGTCTTCCGGGCGCACTTCGTAATGGGAGACGTTGCACCGCCCTCCGCCCGAAACCAAAATTTTGGCTCCGATCGTCGTGGCCCCATCCAACAGCACGACCCGGCGAGCGGTCCCCGACAAGGTCTCTGCGGCGAAAATGGCTCCGGCCAACCCTGCAGCCCCGGCCCCAACGATAACCATATCACATTGATTTTGCTCGTCTATTTCGCTCATACGCGAACATTAACGCTTTTTAACCTGGCCTTAATGGGCGGCTAATGTCCCCGCCTTACCATCCCTTCAGCAAAATTGGTCCTGAGTAATCGGATCAATGACGATGGAGAGGAGGTGGAGGATGACCTGTCGCAAATGCCAAGGATTCATGGTGGAGGAGTGGCGGCCTGATTTTTCTCCAGAGACGTATATCTCCCGTTGTATCAATTGTGGCTTGATTGAGGATGCGCTGATCACCCAGAACCGCTTGCTCCAGGAACAGGGGAAAGAACCGGTCGGGAAGGCGGCATGATCATCCGTTTCGGTTCCGCCGTTCCGCTTCGGAAGACATGCGGGGAAGAAGACCGTGGTGATGATCAAACTGTGGGCGTCGCGCGCGAGGTTAGATCGAAAACTCCGCCCAGAGAAACGTATGATCTGATGGATCTTTCGCTCGCCTCGGCCCGACGTCCACCTCTACTGCTCGACAGCGCTCGGCCAAGGGTTTGGTTGTCAGGATGTGATCGATCCTCCATCCTTTGTTTGCTTCCAGTGAACTCGGTGCCCGATAGTCCCAAAAGGTATACTGTCTGACATCCGGGTGCAGTTTACAAAAGACATCCTCAAATCCCCATCCGACCGTATCCTCATACGCTTTCCGCGCCGCTTCGTGGTAGCAAACATGTTTCAGGTGTTTCTCCGGGCTGTGGACGTCGATCGGCCTCGGGGCGACGTTCATGTCCCCGCACCAGACGGCCGGTTGGTCGGGCGAGAGGTGTCTGTCGAAATAGTTCCGGAGCCGCGCATACCACATCAGCTTATATTGATATTTGGGTGAATCGATTTCGAACCCCTGGGGTACGTAGGTATTCACGATCGGCAGCCCCGCAATGACGACGCGCACCAGGCGTGAGTCGTCCCTCTCCTCCCCTTCATCGAACCCATAGAACACCTGCTCCGGCTTCGCGCGGCTCAGGACCGCCACCCCGTTGTAAGACTTCATGCCACGGAATGTGACGTGGTACCCTGTCGACTCAAACGCCAACAAGGGAAACTCGGAATCCTGAACCTTGGTCTCCTGCAGACACAGGACATCCGGGCGATGGGCCTCCAGCCAGGCCAGCACGATCGGCAGCCGCTTTCTGAGGGAATTGACGTTGAACGTGGCGATCTTCATGACCCGATGACCCTCTTCTTCCCCGCCCTAGCGTCGGCAGGATTATGATCCTGTCGCCCCCTTGAATCGCCCGTCGCTCATCGCCGTTAAATAACGGCGCAGAATCGCCTGCTCGGTTCGGGCGCGGCCGCGCACCGGAACCGGGAATCGCAGCACCAGATTGATCCGCCCCGGCTGGTCGAGCTGGAGCGTCACCTTGGGCTCCGGATTGGGCGCTTCCAAGAGATTCCGCTCCTCCAGGTCATGGAGGTACTGGGCGGCACCTTGAATATAGTCCGCACATTCCGTCTGGGCGGCTTCCAGCAGGACCCGTTCGGCCCGCCGCCAATCATCCTCCGCCGCCAGGGGGACGACCGTCACGTGGAACACGTAATCCTTAGAGAACGTTTCGTTTACGAGCGGGGTGGTGAAGAACAGGCTGTTCGGGAGCACCACGACCCGACCCGTTGTCAGGTGCGAGGACTGGCCGGGACCGATCTCAAGGAGCGTGGTCGCGAACAGATCATGATCCAGGACGATTCCGCGATGGTTGCTGATCTGAATGCGGTCGCCGATGGAGAAAAACCGCGCGCCCGCCCGCAAAGCCGCTCCGCTCATGCAGAGGATCAATTCCTTCGTTGCCAGCACCAGCGCCGCGGCGAGCGCGATCAACGACACCGCGAAGGCCTGGAGTTCGTGAGCCCAAATCGAGACCAACCCCGCCGCGAAGACGAACACCATGCCGTTCCGAATGTTGATGATCCATCGGCGGCGTTCCTCGACGGTCAAGCCCTTCTGGCTGCTCACCCATCGCACCAGCAGGGCTCGGAGGACCAGCACCCCCAGAAGCAGCGTCAGCGATTTCACGCCATCGACGAACAGCGAGCTGTCGAGAGAGGGAAGCCAGGCCGTCATCGGGCCAGACCCGCCCTGTGGATGATCGGCCGAACGGAGGCGTCCCGCCGAGTGATGGCAGCGAGACGCCGGAACGTGAGTGGGTGGGAAGTCACGGCGACGAAGGGGAGTTGGCGGTCTGAGTCGAAGGCACGCAGGGATGGCGTTTCCAATCCTGAAGCACCTTGTCCTTGTTGAACTTGAGCGTGTACTTCATGCAGTGGAGCCGCGGATGATCGCCGCCATCCTTTCCCTGTCCGACCACCGAGGCGGCGGTATCTTTGGCGCTGGCGGCGGTCCGGCCGAACCGGCCCCAGGGATCGATTTCATCCTCGGTCATCGCATAGCGGTAGGTCCAGACGGATTCCTCATCGAGAAACGTCGTCTTCGCGGTATGGGGCGGCCCAAGCATCTGCTCAACCTCCGCCTGAGTCGCCTTGTTGAGACCCTTGTCGAAGTATTGGTCTCGCCAGGGCCGACTGCAGCCGGTCGTGTACACCGTCAGGACGAGCCCAATCCAGATCATCGCCAAGGCAAAATGAGACCGTCGCATGGGAGCTGTTCGGGTCTGTTCCATGGCAGGCTACCGGCGATCGGATTCCTCACGTCCCCACAAGCGCCGCGCCGTGCAGACCAGCGCATAGCCTTGGGCCAACAACCCGGTGACGATCAGGCCAAGCGAGGTGCGCAGCCAGATCGTCTCGGGATGTTCCAGACCATACATCCCTCCCACGAAGCCTCCGGCAATGGCCACGACCCCCGCCGTGCGGGCGATCAGCGCGCTGAATTTGGCCTGTTTGACCGCCTGTTCTCGATCCACGATGGCTTCACGCTACACCGACTGCCTCGCCGCTGTCCATATGGCATCGACTTCGGCTCAACCGGATGATTTTGCCGGTTGGGGCGGCGAGAGTCCCCTCACTCGAATGCCTTGGGCGCGGGATTCAAGCGGCAGCGCCTCTTTCTCGCGCCCCATCGTCCGGAGCAGGACCGCATAATCCTCCAGACTCTTGGCCACGTCCGGATGCATGTCGCCCAGAACCTTTTCGCGCACTGCCAGCGCGCGTCGATAGTAGGGCTCAGCATCGGCGTACCGCCCCTGCGCCGAGTAGAGCTGGCCCAGGTTGCCAAGAGTGACAGCCACCTCCACATGGTCGGGCCCGTGGACCTTCTCTTTGATAGCCAAGGCACGCTTCAATAGCGGCTCCGCTTCGCTGAACTGCCCATGGAGGCGATGCACGACGCCCAAATTATTGAGCACGGCGGCGACGTCCGGATGGTCCTCACCGTGAACCACCTGGTAGATGGCCAAGGCCCGTCCATAGACCGGTTCCGCCTCGACGTACCGCCGTTGGGCGGCGTAGACGTCCGCCAATTGCGAGAGTGAGACCGCAACCCGCCGATCCTCCTGCCCGAAGGTCTCGGCCTTCTTCACGGCGGCCCGGAACTGTCGCTCGGCTTCTGTGTAGTTGCGCTGTTCAAATGCGCGCTGTCCCGCCGCCAGGGTTTCCTCCCACGACCGGCTCGTGCACGAATTCCCGAACGACCCAACCGCGAGTATCAGTGCACAGGGCAGGATGAGTTGCTTGACCGCAATCCCCGACGGAACGGTTCGGACAAATCTCATTGTTGCGCCCGGCTCCCAACATGGTCCTCGGCCTGAAGCCTGGCCACAAGTTCTTCGGCAGGATAGGTGACGATCTCCGCCAAGGTCGGATGGTAGTGCGGGATACGTAACAGATCTTGCACAGTTCCGCGGTAATACATGACGGCCGCCAGTTCGTGAACGAGTTCCCCCGCCTCCGGTCCCACGACCTGGGCGCCGAGGAGCTGGCCGGTCCGAGGGTGGCAGAGCAGCTTGACGAATCCCTGGGTCTGGCCGGAACAGAGGGCTTTGCCGTGATCGGCAAAGGGGTACGAGGCCGCAAGGTACGGGACGCCACGCCGGCGGCATACCTTTTCACTCCATCCTACGGCCGCCACCTGCGGATCGGTAAAGATGACGTCGGAGTCAAGCCGGTTATCGATCCGTTTCGGCACGGCTGTCGGATGGGTGGCGTTGTAGCCGGCGATCTCTCCCTGCTGGATGGCAATATGCACGATGGGGTTCAGATCGTTGACATCGCCGACGGCAAAAATATGCGGCTGCGACGTCCGCATCTCCTCGTTCAGCATCATGCGACCATCCCTGACGGCCACTCCCGCCACCTCCAGATTCAACCCGGCGATGTTGGCCTTGCGCCCCAAGGCTTGCAGGATCAGCTCGGCGGCCACGCTTCGAACCCGACCGGCCTGTTCGAATTCGACCACCTTCTCGCCGCCTTGGCAGGTCACGCGCCTCACTTGACAGTCCAGGTGCACCTCGATGCCTTCCTGCCGAAACGCCGTTTCCACCGTTTGTCCGACCTCGTCATCGAAATCGGACAGGAGATGGTCCCCCCTTTGCAGGATCATGACGCAGGAACCGATGCGCGCGAAGAACTGCCCGAACTCCGTGGCGACGGCGCCGCCTCCAAGGACAACCAGCGAGGCCGGCTGCTCACGGAGGTCCAAGATGCTGTCGCTGGTTTCATAGCCCGCTTCCTTCAACCCTGGAATGGGGACGTCGCAGGGGATCGACCCGGTCGCGACGATGAACGAGCGGGCCGTCAGCACGGTTTCTCCGACCAGAATTTCGTGGGGGGATGTAAACCGGGCGCGCGCTTGGTAGAGCGTAAAGCGTGGATCCTTCAGCGCCTTGATCCTGTCCTCCGCAAATTCTTGGACCAGGCGATTTTTTCGATCGACAATGGCGCTCAAGTCCGCGCGCACCGGGACCGGCTCTAATCCGAATTCCTTGGCTCGCTTCATCAGCGCGGCGATCTCCGCCGAGCGCAAGATCGCCTTGCTGGGCATGCAGCCCCGCAGGATACAGAGCCCGCCGAGCGGACCCTGGTCGACAATCCCGACGTCGGCCCCCGCGTCGCGGGCCGTTCGCGCCGCCGCGTAGCCTGCCGATCCGCCGCCGATGACGATGACATCGTGAGTCATGGGGTCCGTACTGCCCAAGCAGAGTGCCGCCTGCGAGGTTGCCGACGCGCCCTATTGTAGCGAAGTCGATCGCCGGTTGGCGAAGGTCTTTCCGGCCTGCGCAGGACGGGGCCACTCAACTGTCCAGGCCTCCTTTGACGTGACGTTGGCCTCCTCCAGCGAAGGAGGGTCCCGCTTCAGTATTGACAGAGCGGCCCTGGCTGGTCCCGTTTCCGACAACTGCCCGTTGTGCAGCGTCCAAGTCCCTTGCTAGAGTGTGGATGCGATGGGCAGGAGGCAGGACAATCGAGCCCGCACCAGAGGCAACAGCCGTAGGCCGGACTCCGGAACGGCCTCGCGCCTGACCTCGTATGGGCGTGATCGCTCGTCGCTTCCGTTACGGGTCTTGCGTCTCCTTCCGTTTACGATCGCGTCCGTCATGCTCCTCCCCTGGAATCTCCCGTAATCCGGCAAAT
The DNA window shown above is from Nitrospira tepida and carries:
- a CDS encoding cupredoxin domain-containing protein gives rise to the protein MASSTASILWWLDRSFDHALAPLVLLIACLPIGCDPAVQSVHIAVQDNRFVPDHLILTSEKPINLTLMNEGREVHEFDSQLFTAAMTNILTIEPVERRTQRPWRLNPGDRLSITFSAPPGTYVFYCARKGHPGMSGTLVLKSGVSPRPSSSASGRSEPPPRHARR
- a CDS encoding NAD(P)/FAD-dependent oxidoreductase: MVIVGAGAAGLAGAIFAAETLSGTARRVVLLDGATTIGAKILVSGGGRCNVSHYEVRPEDFHGPRVLIRNVLAAFPVQATIEWFASLGVELKREETGKLFPVTDRARTVLDALIRRCRDLNVEILTGHRVSEATIIPSASNQPTGPTFLIRYQQGTMQARYIMLATGGRSLPRSGSDGSGWAIARSFGHHVTPTAPALVPLVLEDTFPHAALSGVSMTVELSTLVNGRQIDRRTGSLLWTHVGVSGPVVMDASRFYSLAKQAGDPVEVRCNFVPGSDAQAVDRELVRRIGASPHLSVKKLLAAYVTERVAEALCRLCRLDPGTPSARLTRDRRTSLVRTLTGVTLPVVRDRGWNYAEVTAGGVPLAEVNFRTMESKLVPGLYLVGEMLDCDGRIGGFNFQWAWATGFIAGRAAAGALTGRKQKRMGGD
- the xth gene encoding exodeoxyribonuclease III — translated: MKIATFNVNSLRKRLPIVLAWLEAHRPDVLCLQETKVQDSEFPLLAFESTGYHVTFRGMKSYNGVAVLSRAKPEQVFYGFDEGEERDDSRLVRVVIAGLPIVNTYVPQGFEIDSPKYQYKLMWYARLRNYFDRHLSPDQPAVWCGDMNVAPRPIDVHSPEKHLKHVCYHEAARKAYEDTVGWGFEDVFCKLHPDVRQYTFWDYRAPSSLEANKGWRIDHILTTKPLAERCRAVEVDVGPRRAKDPSDHTFLWAEFSI
- a CDS encoding mechanosensitive ion channel domain-containing protein — translated: MTAWLPSLDSSLFVDGVKSLTLLLGVLVLRALLVRWVSSQKGLTVEERRRWIINIRNGMVFVFAAGLVSIWAHELQAFAVSLIALAAALVLATKELILCMSGAALRAGARFFSIGDRIQISNHRGIVLDHDLFATTLLEIGPGQSSHLTTGRVVVLPNSLFFTTPLVNETFSKDYVFHVTVVPLAAEDDWRRAERVLLEAAQTECADYIQGAAQYLHDLEERNLLEAPNPEPKVTLQLDQPGRINLVLRFPVPVRGRARTEQAILRRYLTAMSDGRFKGATGS
- a CDS encoding tetratricopeptide repeat protein, with amino-acid sequence MRFVRTVPSGIAVKQLILPCALILAVGSFGNSCTSRSWEETLAAGQRAFEQRNYTEAERQFRAAVKKAETFGQEDRRVAVSLSQLADVYAAQRRYVEAEPVYGRALAIYQVVHGEDHPDVAAVLNNLGVVHRLHGQFSEAEPLLKRALAIKEKVHGPDHVEVAVTLGNLGQLYSAQGRYADAEPYYRRALAVREKVLGDMHPDVAKSLEDYAVLLRTMGREKEALPLESRAQGIRVRGLSPPQPAKSSG
- a CDS encoding dihydrolipoyl dehydrogenase family protein — translated: MTHDVIVIGGGSAGYAAARTARDAGADVGIVDQGPLGGLCILRGCMPSKAILRSAEIAALMKRAKEFGLEPVPVRADLSAIVDRKNRLVQEFAEDRIKALKDPRFTLYQARARFTSPHEILVGETVLTARSFIVATGSIPCDVPIPGLKEAGYETSDSILDLREQPASLVVLGGGAVATEFGQFFARIGSCVMILQRGDHLLSDFDDEVGQTVETAFRQEGIEVHLDCQVRRVTCQGGEKVVEFEQAGRVRSVAAELILQALGRKANIAGLNLEVAGVAVRDGRMMLNEEMRTSQPHIFAVGDVNDLNPIVHIAIQQGEIAGYNATHPTAVPKRIDNRLDSDVIFTDPQVAAVGWSEKVCRRRGVPYLAASYPFADHGKALCSGQTQGFVKLLCHPRTGQLLGAQVVGPEAGELVHELAAVMYYRGTVQDLLRIPHYHPTLAEIVTYPAEELVARLQAEDHVGSRAQQ